The segment TGACCGATGACGACTTTTCGCGACGGGTTGCTGGCCGGCAAGGTGGCGTTCGTCGCCGGGGGGACCAGCGGGATCAACCTTGGCATCGCCAAGCGGCTGGCGGAGCTGGGCGCGAAGGTCGCGGTGTGCGGGCGCGACGCGGAAAAGGCAGCGCGCGCCGCGGGCGAGATCGGCGGGGACGCGCTTGGCCTGTCAGCCGACGTGCGCGATTACGGCGCGATCCGCGCGGCGCTGGAACAGACCGCGGGCGATTTCGGCCTCCTCGACATCGTGATCGCGGGCGCGGCGGGCAATTTCCTCGCGCCCGCGCTCGGCATGTCGGCCAATGCGTTCAAGACGGTGGTCGATATCGACCTGCTCGGCACCTTCAACACGCTGCGTGCGTGCCACGATCTCCTCAATAAACCCGGTGCCTCGCTGATCGCGATCACCGCGGGCCAGGCCGATCAGGCAATGGCGCTGCAGATCCATGCCTGCGCGGCCAAGGCGGGGGTCAACCAGGTGGTTCGCACGCTGGCGATCGAGTGGGGGCCGGACGTCCGGGTCAACGGCATTTCGCCCGGGCCGATCGCCGGGACCGAGGGGATGGAGCGCCTCTCGCCCAATCCCGGCATGAAGGAAGCGAGCGAGAGCCGCATCCCGATGAAGCGCTGGGGCGAGATCGGCGAGATCGCCGATGCGGCGGCGTTCCTGTGCTCGCCCGCCGCCAGCTATATCACCGGCGCGATCCTCGACGTCGACGGCGGCAGCTCGGTTGGCGATGCGGGCCGCATGGACCTGGCGCGCGGCCTCGGCTGAGCTAGAAATCCGGCAACGACTGTTCGGCAAAGCCCCAGCCGGCGAGCGCCTTGTTCTTTGCCCGCTCGAGCAGCTTATCGGCGTCGAGGATGTTGAATTCGTGCGCGGAAGGAAACCCTTCCAGCTCGTCCCACGACACCGGCACCGCCACCGGAGCGCCGGGGCGGGCGCGCGCGGAGTAGGGCAGCACCGCGGTACTGCCGCGCTGGTTGCGCAAATAATCGATGAAGATCTTCCCCACGCGCTTGGCCTTGCTCATGTTCGCGACGAAGCGGTCGGGTTCGGCCATGCTCATCGCCTCGGCAAAGCGCTTGGAGAAATCCTTGTGCTGGTCCCACGAATGACCCGGGGTCAGGGGCACCACCACGTGCACCCCCTTGCCGCCTGACAGCATCGCGTAACTGACCAGGCCCAGGTCCTCCAGCCGCGCATGGAAGTCGATCGCGGCGCGTTTGACGTCTTCGAAATCCAGCCCCTCGTCGGGATCGAGGTCGATCACCATCCGGTCGGGCAGCTCGACGTCCGCGGTGCGGGCGCCCCAGCCGTGGAATTCGATCGTGCCCATCTGCACGCAGGTCAGCAGCCCTTCGACATCCTCGACATAAAGGTAGTACTCGTGGTGCCCGTCCTTCTCGCGGATCGGCACGTGGTGGACCGAGGCACCGAACGATCCGCTGTCATGCTTCTGGAAGAAGCATTTCTTGCCGCGGCCCTGGGGGCAGCGCACCAGGCTGATCGGGCGCTGCGCGGCCCACGGCAGCATCAGCGGGGCGATCGCTTGGTAATAGTCGGCGAGCTGCCCCTTGGTCTGGCCGCTTTCGGGGAAGATCACCCGCTCGCGGTTGGAGATCTTGACCAGTTCCTTGGCCGGAGGAGCTTCGGGCGCCGCCTGCGGCACTTCGGGCACGACCTCGGCCGCATCCTTGTCGCCGCGCAGGCCCAGGAAGCTGCCGTGGCGGATATGGCCGCCGCCGCTTTCGCTGGTGGGACCGGTGAATTCGGCAAAGGCGATCTCGGCCACCAGTTCCGGTTTCACCCAGGTCACGCCCCGGCGCGATACGCGGTCGACCTCGGCCGGCGGATCATCGGTTTGCAGCTTGGCGAACCGCGCCGCCAGATCATGCAGGGTATCGGTGTTGAAGCCGGTGCCGACATTGCCCTTGTAGACCAGCGCGCCATCCTCGTGCTGCGCCAGCAGGATGGAGGAGAACGGCCGCCCCTTGGCGGTCGATTTCTTCCATCCGATGATGACGAATTCCTGCCGCCGGGTGCACTTGACCTTGACCCAGCTTTTGCTGCGCGCGTGGCGATATGGCGCGTCGATCGCCTTGGAGATGATCCCTTCCTGGTCCGCGTCGCACATCGCCCGGAACAGCTTCTCGCCCGCGCCGAGCACGTGATCGGCGACGTGGATCGGCGGCTGCGCAGCGGCGAGCAGCGCCTCCAGCCGCTCCTTGCGTTCGATGTTGGGGAGCTTCGTCAGGTCCTCGCCATTCGCCTCCAGCAGGTCGAAGGCGTGGAACGACAGCTTGTCGCTCGGCTTCTGGCTGCCGTGGCCGCGCTTCAGCACCGCCTGGAGCGAGGAGAAGTCGGGATTGCCCTTGGCGTCGCAGGCGATGATCTCGCCGTCGACCAGGCACGGCGGCAGGTCGAGCGCGGCGACCGCTTCGACAAGGGGGCCAAACTTGTCGCTCCAGTCCTTGCCGCCGCGGGTCCACACCTGGACCTTGTCGCCGGCGGCCGCGATCAGCGCGCGATAGCCGTCGAACTTGATCTCGTGCATCCACTTGTTGCCCGCCGGCACGCTGTCGACCAGCGTCGCGAGCTGCGGTTCGCGGAAGGCCGGCGGCTTGCCGGACTTCTGTTTCGCGCGCGGCTTCGGCTTGGCCTTGCCGGCGTTGTGCTTCGCAGCCTTGGCCATTTCCCTGGCAAAGGTATCGCCGCGCTTGCCCTTCAGCGAATGCGCCCCGTCCGCGTCGGCGGCGATCTCCGCCATCGAGCGACCCGTCAGCACGCTGGTGAGGGCGTGGTCGACCAACGGATCGCCCTCGGCTGCGTATTCATCGTTGATCTTGCGCAGCAGCCAGTTGTCGCGCTTTTCCTTCGGCCGGCGCTTGAGGCGGATCAGCAGCCATTCGCCTTTCATCCGCTCCCCGTCGCAGCGGAAATGGAGGTGGCCCTTCTCAAGATCTTTCCAGCTCTTGCCCTCGACCGGCTCCCAGGTGCCGCGATCCCACAGCATCACCGTGCCGCCGCCGTATTCGCCCTTGGGGATGGTCCCTTCGAAATCGCCATAGGACATCGGGTGGTCCTCGGTCTGGACCGCGAGCCGCTTGATGTCGGGATCGGGGCTGGGGCCCTTGGTCACCGCCCAGCTTTTGAGGACGCCGTCCGCTTCCAGCCGCAAGTCCCAGTGCAGGCGCGTCGCATCGTGTTTCTGCACCACCAGCCGCCCGCCTTCCTGCTTGGCGCTGGCAGCCCGCTTGCCGGCGGGTTCGGCGGTCTTCTTGAAATCGCGCTTGGCGTTGTATTCCTTGAGCGGATCGGCGGCTTTCGTGCGGGCGCTGGTCATTCCACGACCTCCTGATCGGGCCAAAAGCGTTTGGCGAGTTCCCCCAGCACGGTCAGCATGACGATCGAGACGAGCGACCCGATCAGCACCAGCGGCCACTGCCCGGCGCCGCAGGCGATTCCGATCACCGCGGTCAGCCCCAGATGCGCCGCCGTGGTCAGGTTCTGCACCCGGCCCTTGCTGAACACGATCAGCCCCGCGCCGATGATGCCGATGAACGATCCGGTCGCCTCGAAGATGCGCAGCACATCGGCCCGCTCGCCGCCGATCTGGTTGTATAGCGAGATCATCGACACGGTCATGGTCGCCGCCGACACGCAGATCAGACCGTGCGTGCGCAGGCCCGCCGCGCGGCGGTGAACTTCGCGGTCGATCCCCAGCAGCAGCCCGATGATGGCGGCGATCCCGATGCGCATCAGCACATCGGTGTCGAGCCAGTGCACCAGGATCGGATCGTTGAGCTCCATCAGGCGCGTTTCCTCGCCTTGGGTGCAGCCTCCTTCTTGGCTGCTGGCTTCTTGGCCGGCGTCTTGGCCTTGGCGGCGGGCTTCGCCGCCTTCTTGCCGCTGTCGCCGCCGCCGACCGAATTCTTCAGCGCCGCCATCAGGTCGATCACGTTGGACCCGCGCGCGGAGGCGGGCTCTTCCACTTCTTCCAGGATCTTCTTGCCCTTGGCCTTCGCCTTCTTCTCGATCAGCCCGCGCAGGGCGTCGACGTAGCGGTCATGGAACTCGCTCGCATCGAACGGCGCGCTTTTCTGGTCGATCAGCGATCCCGCCAGTTCCAGCATCTCCTTCGCCGGCTTGGTGGCGGGAATGTCCTTGAAATAATCCTGCGCTTTCCTGACCTCGTCCTCGTAGCGCAAGGTCTCCAGTACGATCCCCTTGCCGCAGGGTTTCAGGGACACGAGCTGTTCGCGGCCGCGCAT is part of the Altererythrobacter sp. TH136 genome and harbors:
- a CDS encoding SDR family oxidoreductase, which gives rise to MTTFRDGLLAGKVAFVAGGTSGINLGIAKRLAELGAKVAVCGRDAEKAARAAGEIGGDALGLSADVRDYGAIRAALEQTAGDFGLLDIVIAGAAGNFLAPALGMSANAFKTVVDIDLLGTFNTLRACHDLLNKPGASLIAITAGQADQAMALQIHACAAKAGVNQVVRTLAIEWGPDVRVNGISPGPIAGTEGMERLSPNPGMKEASESRIPMKRWGEIGEIADAAAFLCSPAASYITGAILDVDGGSSVGDAGRMDLARGLG
- the ligD gene encoding DNA ligase D, which translates into the protein MTSARTKAADPLKEYNAKRDFKKTAEPAGKRAASAKQEGGRLVVQKHDATRLHWDLRLEADGVLKSWAVTKGPSPDPDIKRLAVQTEDHPMSYGDFEGTIPKGEYGGGTVMLWDRGTWEPVEGKSWKDLEKGHLHFRCDGERMKGEWLLIRLKRRPKEKRDNWLLRKINDEYAAEGDPLVDHALTSVLTGRSMAEIAADADGAHSLKGKRGDTFAREMAKAAKHNAGKAKPKPRAKQKSGKPPAFREPQLATLVDSVPAGNKWMHEIKFDGYRALIAAAGDKVQVWTRGGKDWSDKFGPLVEAVAALDLPPCLVDGEIIACDAKGNPDFSSLQAVLKRGHGSQKPSDKLSFHAFDLLEANGEDLTKLPNIERKERLEALLAAAQPPIHVADHVLGAGEKLFRAMCDADQEGIISKAIDAPYRHARSKSWVKVKCTRRQEFVIIGWKKSTAKGRPFSSILLAQHEDGALVYKGNVGTGFNTDTLHDLAARFAKLQTDDPPAEVDRVSRRGVTWVKPELVAEIAFAEFTGPTSESGGGHIRHGSFLGLRGDKDAAEVVPEVPQAAPEAPPAKELVKISNRERVIFPESGQTKGQLADYYQAIAPLMLPWAAQRPISLVRCPQGRGKKCFFQKHDSGSFGASVHHVPIREKDGHHEYYLYVEDVEGLLTCVQMGTIEFHGWGARTADVELPDRMVIDLDPDEGLDFEDVKRAAIDFHARLEDLGLVSYAMLSGGKGVHVVVPLTPGHSWDQHKDFSKRFAEAMSMAEPDRFVANMSKAKRVGKIFIDYLRNQRGSTAVLPYSARARPGAPVAVPVSWDELEGFPSAHEFNILDADKLLERAKNKALAGWGFAEQSLPDF
- a CDS encoding MgtC/SapB family protein, producing the protein MELNDPILVHWLDTDVLMRIGIAAIIGLLLGIDREVHRRAAGLRTHGLICVSAATMTVSMISLYNQIGGERADVLRIFEATGSFIGIIGAGLIVFSKGRVQNLTTAAHLGLTAVIGIACGAGQWPLVLIGSLVSIVMLTVLGELAKRFWPDQEVVE
- a CDS encoding Ku protein, with the protein product MAARAYWTGQIRLALVSIPVEIYSATKSGAAIQFHQIHEPSGKRINYEKVVQGIGPVDRDEIVKGFEVSKGNYVLLEEDEIEAVKIESKRTLELVQFVDTNEIDVFYFEKPYYVVPQDELAEEAFVVLREALRARKKTALGQLSMRGREQLVSLKPCGKGIVLETLRYEDEVRKAQDYFKDIPATKPAKEMLELAGSLIDQKSAPFDASEFHDRYVDALRGLIEKKAKAKGKKILEEVEEPASARGSNVIDLMAALKNSVGGGDSGKKAAKPAAKAKTPAKKPAAKKEAAPKARKRA